A single Anopheles funestus chromosome 2RL, idAnoFuneDA-416_04, whole genome shotgun sequence DNA region contains:
- the LOC125763474 gene encoding zinc finger protein 177-like, which produces METCVLIPQEFALAVTGVGARNSRDQTATVWSNTAIPQGTLCYPFQGTVRIDNLDVYSTIEEDDIRHRFGLYDEITTVNGRTVRHCNWIRFLRVSETYGPQVNVVCAKVKGEPIYEIVKAIPSHQELVVYYLPEGPEELFFIRMRSQLYRQTMDSILEDSPLDLSTSLLSRVMLPISPSSGAEDEHKSVSGDDSSISISSGASTGGDRCDGALDLELAAISTGPGSRASPKARPTARSERAMLPCEVCGKAFDRPSLLKRHMRTHTGEKPHVCGVCGKGFSTSSSLNTHVRIHSGEKPHQCQVCGKRFTASSNLYYHRMTHIKDKPHKCSLCSKSFPTPGDLKSHMYVHNGSWPFKCHICSRGFSKQTNLKNHLFLHTGDKPHVCEICNKSFALACNLKAHMKTHEDTGSSHEGESNRSTHSHSEGEESNSSPSSLQGSTVSATAFEKADADRLANFSKHLLFSSYTKQMLSGVG; this is translated from the exons ATGGAAACGTGTGTGTTAATACCGCAAGAATTTGCACTGGCCGTGACAGGTGTGGGTGCACGGAACTCCCGAGACCAGACGGCAACGGTTTGGTCAAACACGGCCATTCCGCAAGGCACGCTGTGTTATCCCTTCCAAGGCACAGTTCGAATCGACAATTTGGACGTTTATTCTACCATCGAGGAGGACGAT ATTCGACACCGGTTTGGACTGTACGACGAGATCACCACTGTCAATGGACGAACGGTACGACACTGCAACTGGATCCGGTTCCTGCGAGTGTCGGAAACATACGGCCCACAGGTGAACGTGGTCTGCGCCAAGGTGAAAGGTGAGCCGATCTACGAGATCGTGAAGGCGATCCCGTCGCATCAGGAGCTGGTCGTCTACTATCTGCCCGAGGGCCCCGAGGAACTGTTCTTCATCCGGATGCGTAGCCAGCTGTATCGCCAAACGATGGACTCGATTCTCGAAG ACTCACCGCTGGACCTTTCGACGTCGCTCCTGTCGAGGGTGATGCTACCGATCTCACCGTCGTCCGGCGCCGAAGATGAACACAAGTCGGTGTCCGGCGACGACTCATCGATTTCGATCTCGTCCGGAGCCAGCACCGGTGGGGATCGGTGTGACGGTGCGCTGGATCTCGAGCTGGCGGCGATCTCCACCGGACCAGGATCCCGAGCATCGCCCAAAGCTCGTCCTACGGCCCGTTCCGAGCGGGCCATGTTACCGTGTGAAGTGTGCGGGAAGGCGTTCGATCGTCCTAGTCTTCTGAAGCGTCACATGCGCACACACACCGGCGAAAAGCCACAcgtgtgtggtgtgtgcggCAAGGGCTTCAGTACGTCCAGCTCGCTGAACACGCACGTCCGGATACATTCGGGTGAAAAGCCCCACCAGTGTCAGGTGTGCGGCAAACGGTTCACCGCCAGTTCCAACCTCTACTACCACCGGATGACGCACATCAAG GACAAACCACACAAATGCAGTCTCTGCTCCAAGTCCTTCCCAACGCCGGGTGATCTCAAGTCTCACATGTACGTCCACAACGGTTCCTGGCCGTTCAAGTGTCACATCTGCTCGCGGGGCTTTTCCAAGCAGACAAACCTGAAGAACCATCTCTTTCTGCATACAG GTGATAAACCGCACGTGTGTGAAATCTGCAACAAATCGTTCGCGCTGGCCTGCAATCTGAAGGCCCACATGAAAACACACGAAGACACTGGCTCGAGCCACGAAGGTGAATCCAACCGTAGCACCCACAGTCACAGCGAGGGCGAAGAGTCGAATTCTTCGCCATCTTCCCTGCAGGGTAGCACCGTCAGTGCAACCGCGTTCGAGAAGGCCGATGCGGACCGTTTGGCAAACTTCTCCAAGCACCTGCTGTTCTCGAGCTACACCAAACAGATGCTGTCCGGGGTGGGCTGA